Below is a genomic region from Paenibacillus pabuli.
CAATATCTGTACCTGCTCCCATGCGTGTAAGCAGTACCGACAATACCGCATGCAGAACCATGAAGAGACTGACCTTGTTTTCCCGGGCCATAGCCATGAGCTGCTCATGCAGTTTCTGACTAATGGTAAAAGGGATCGTTCCACCCCGGTAGCTGGAGACAACCGGACGCGGATAATCGGCTGGAAACGTTACCTGTTCCGGCAAGCCTTCCAGCTGACGGCTCCAGAACTCCAGCTGCCTTGCAATCAGGCTGTCCGGCTGGCCTTCATCTCCAAGCAGTCGATCCTGCCACACCGCGTAATCGGCATATTGAACACGCAGAGGTTCCCAGGAAGGCCCCGCCCCCTGAACACGTGCTTTATACGCTTGGGACAAGTCCCGCATCAACGGCGACAAGGACCAGCCATCTCCGGCAATATGATGAAGCAGTAACAACAGGACATGCTCATCCGGACCTGATGTAAACAGCTCCGTACGGATACCTGGCTCGCTCGAGAGTTTGAAGCTGTACCGGGAAGCTTCGGACAGAAGCTCAGCCAGATCTTTCTCTGCAGCAGATCTCACTTGTAAGTTAACGCGAACGTCCGCGGGTGCCAGAATGGTCTGGCTTGCAGAACCAAGCTCTGGTGGATATAACGTTCTCAACGTCTCATGGCGATCGACAATGTCCTGAACTGCAGCTTGAAGCGCAGGTACATCGAGTTTGCCGGATAACCGTACCACAAGCGGAATATTGTACGTGGGATTGGGTCCCTCCAAACCATATAGGAACCACAATCGGCGCTGGGCAAAAGACAGAGGAATCTCGCCTTGACGTGGAACAGGCTGAATCCCTGGTCTGACTGACCCCGCCTGGTCCAGCCTCTTGGCGAGGCCTGCTGCAGTCGGTGACTCGAATACATTGCCGATGTTCAGCTCTGCGCCAAACACATCCCGAATCCGGGCCGTTATACGGCCTGCAAGCAGGGAATGACCGCCCAGTTCGAAGAAATCATCGTCAATGCCTACACGAGCAACACCCAGAATCTCAGCGAACAAATCGCACAGCATCTCCTCTTGAGGTGTTCGTGCCTCACGTCCACTGGCATGAGATAGCACAGAAGGGACAGGAAGCTGCTTGCGGTCGATCTTTTTATTGGGAGTCAGCGGCATTTCGGTGAGGTTCATGAATGCAGATGGCACCATGTAATCCGGCAGTTCATCAGCCACATGTGCCCGAAGCAACGACAGATCCAGTCCTGACGTGTATTCGGAATTTGCAACGACATAGGCGGCCAGCCGCTGATTCCCCGGTTGATCCTCACGTGCCATAACAGTAACCTGGGCTACGCCCGGATATCGAGAAATGACGGATTCTATCTCACCCAATTCGATGCGGAAACCTCTGATTTTGATCTGGTGATCCGCCCTGCCCAAATAATCAATCGATCCATCCGGCAGCCACTTCGCCAAGTCTCCTGTACGATACATGCGGCTTCCTGCTTGTCCGAAGGGATTCGCAACAAATCGCTCGGCAGTCAGGTCAGGTCTTCCCAGGTAACCTCGTGCCAGCCCGTCTCCCGCGATATATAATTCTCCGGTTACGCCCGGAGGGACTGGATTCAGCCCCCCATCCAGCACGTATAGTTGCGTGTTTCGAACCGGTCCGCCAATCGAAGGTTTGCCCGTTGATTCAGGCTTCATGGCGGCAGCCGTTGAATAAATCGTAGTCTCCGTCGGTCCGTACTGGTTGTTAACGTGACATCCCATCTCCTGCAAAGAGAGCTTCAGTTCTTCGGAGAGAGCCTCACCACCGGTAATGACCGTTAGACCATCAAACGACCCAGGCTTGCTGGTCACCAGAGACTGCCACAACGTTGGCGTGGCCTGCATGATTGTTGTCCCTAGCCGTCTCATCTGGGCAGCCAGCGCCACCGGATCAAGAATGGTTTCTTTGCGGGCTATATCAAGCCTTGCTCCTGTCGTAAGGGGCAGAAACACTTCCAGCACAGAAATGTCAAAAGCAATCGTAGTGACCGATAACCAGCGATCCTGCGTACCCACCCGCAGTCTTAACTTCATATCTTCCAGCAGATTCGCCAGACCCAGATGGGTAACAGCAACACCTTTCGGTTTACCCGTTGATCCCGAAGTATAGATGATATAAGAGGGATTCAGCTGCGAAGCAGCTTTTGTGAGATCCTCTGGTTCGGGATTGCTGCCGGACTGACGGCCTACTCTTGCCGCAACCTTCGGATCATCCAGGGCCAACATGGGGACATCAGACATTTTCGGCAAATCGGACAGATTGTGCTTAACCGTAATCAGACATGCCGGTCTGGCATCCTCAAGCATGTAGGTCAGTCTCTCTTCAGGGTAATCCGGGTCCAGTGGAAGGTAAGCTGCTCCCGTCTTATGAACAGCCAGAATGGCAACCACAACCTCGAGAGACCGAGGCAAAGCAATGGCTACGATCTGCTCTGGTCCTACCTGATAGTGCTGAATCAGCTCGTGAGCCAGACGGTTTGAACGCTCATTCAGCTCGGCATACGTCAGAAATTCGCCTTCGAACGTTGCCGCCATGGCAGATGGGGTGCGGCGAACCTGCTGTTCAAACATGGCCGCCGAATTCCGTTCAGGAACCGTATGCTGTGTCTGATTCCACCCGTTCAGGACCTGGTCACGTTCTTCAGGAATCAGCACTTCCATCTGACCTACGTACTGCTCTTCGATTCCTTCCTGCATCATTGATTTCAGCAGCTGCATATAACGGAGCTGATGATTCAGCAAGTCCGATTCGCTGTAGACGGAAGGATTGGCATCAAAGTCAATTCGAAGTCCATGACCATGCCCTTGGTCAACGACATGAATGGATAGGTCATCGACCGGACCCGTAGACAGGTTATAAATCATCCCACGCTGACCCGCAAAATTCAGCTCATGATGGAATGGCATGACATTGATCATCGGTCCGAATAGTCGGCGATTCTCCCCCAGCAGCTTCAGATCACGCCGCAGATCCTGGTGCCGGTAACGTTGATGCTTGCGAACAGCCCGGATCTCCCGCACAATCTGCTCGGCCAAAGCAGATATACGCATGTCTGGTTCAACCTTCAGCCTAAGCGGAAGCACGTTCATAACCATGCCTGGAACGCGCAAGGCTGCCGAGCCCAGCCTGCACATGACAGGCAAAGCCAGTATCACATCTGGCGTACCTGTAATTCGATGCACATAAATGGCTGCTGCCGCGATAAACAGATCAGGCCAGGTCACCCCGTATCGGGAAGCTGCAGTCTGTAGGCGATCCCGATCGGACTGCACAAATTCAATACTCCGCCGCAGAAAATGGTCCGCTGTGCGTGAAGCCTTCTCACTCAAACTTACGACGTCCGGTTCATCTGCATATCGATCCAGCCAAAACGTGCGATCCTGCTCCCTTGCAGCAGACTCATGATAAGCCTCATCCTCCTGAATAACGGAGGACAGCGGGCCAAATGCTCGTGTTTCCATGACACTCGCACCTGACCCACCGTTTATCCTGGCTGTATAGAGACTTGCCACCCTGCGGGTAATCAGCGAGACGCCGTATCCGTCAATCGCAATATGATGAACGCGCTGGTACCAGTAGTAGCAACCTTCGCTTACTTGGAACAAGGCTTCCGTAAATACTGGTCCCGTTGCAAGATGGACGGGTCTGGCGAGATCCTGGTGCATCCAGGCCATAGCTGACGCATGGGGATCCTGTTCGCCGCGAACATCTAGTACATGAAACGGCCAATGGTCTTCCTGTTGATTGAGGGTCTGGTATGGGCCGTGTTCATTCTCCCCATAAATCATGTTTAAAGATTCGGCCTCCGAGACGGTCTGGCGAACACTCTGCTCAAACTGTTCTACGTCTATATTTCCGTGAATAACCACGTATTCACCTGTGTTGTACATGGGGTTGTCCGGATTCAGCTGATGAGCAAACCAGATTCCGGACTGGGCAGCCGACATGAGCCACGTGCCATTCCGACGCTGTGACAAGTTCACCGCCCCGCTCAAAAGTAATCTCCGTTCGGCATCACCCTATGAGGCTGTGCATTCAGCAGCACTGCCCACGAGGCCAGCGTCGGCTGCTCGGCCAGATCGACAAAGGTCACATCTGCTCCTTCCACACGGAAACGCTCCGCCAGGCTCATGATGCGTATGGAATCGAGCCCCCAGATCTCAATCAGATCATCATGCTCCCCGATCAGGGATGGCTGCTCCTGAAGCATTTCGGCAACCTGCACTCGTAACGCATCAAGCCTTGCCTCACCGCTGCTGTCTGTATTAGTCCCTGTAGACTCCATCGCTGCCGCGGTATGCGATCTCGCCTCCGAATAGTTTATTCCGGCCGAATCGTTTTCCTGAGCAGAGGAATCAAGTGATTCAAGAAGTCGCCCAGTTGTCAGCGTTACGGCACAGCGTTCGGCTGCATAGGTTAGTGCCATGCGGTGTTTCTCGGCTGAAAAATCAGCTACCGCATCTGCAACCATGAACGCTTGAATGTCCTTCATAAATGCCTCACAGGAGGTCATCAGACAACCAATATGGGCATAGATGCCGCATACGATCAGCTGATCCCGTCCCTGCTCCTGCATCAATTCAAGCAGTTCTGTCTTCTGGAAGGCACTGTACCGCCATTTGGTCATAAGCGTATCTTGAGGAGCAGGTGAGAGTGGTTCAATGATTTGTTTTTGCGTAGGTCCCCCGTCAATGCCTGCTCCCCAGAAGTCCAGCTGCAATCCACGCTGCTCCGGCGTCTGTCCGCCCGGCTGGGCAGAATACACGACAGGTATGCCCAGTTCATGACACTTCGCACGAAGTTGTCCAATATGATCGATCAGCTCCACCACAGGCGATTCCCCGGCCGTAAAAGCATCCATGAAATATTGCTGCATATCGTGAATGAGAAGTACTGCACGCTTCGCATCCGGCGTCCACGTTACCTTATTGACCGGAAGCTCCGACTCTGCAGGCATTGCATATGACTTAATCACTGGAAGTGCCATCCATATCCCTCTTTTCAGCGTTATTATTTCAATCCGTTTCATCGTAGCTGTGTGTCATGATCGTTATATGGGCTGCTTCATGGTCAGCATCTCGCGCAGTGCCTTCTTGCTAACCTTGCCGACACCCGTCTTGGGAAAAGATTGCACAAACTCAATCCGATCCGGGATTTTATAACTTGCCAGGCCGCGATTGCGCAGAAAAGACTTGATTTCGGCAGCAGCCGGAGTCTCGCCGCTGGGTACGATAAACGCACAGGAGCGCTCGCCTAGATATTCATCCGGCATGGACACCAGTGCTGCATCATGAACACCCGGATGAGCAAGTAGATGATTTTCCACTTCCTCGGCAGCCACCTTGTCTCCGCCGCGGTTGATTTGATCCTTCGCCCGGCCCTCCACAATGAGATACCCCTCGGGTGTGAGACTTGCAATATCTCCTGTACGATAGAACCCGTCCGTGGTGAAGGATCTCGCATTATGCTCTTCAGCTTTGTAATATCCGCGAATGGTATAGGGTCCCCGGGTCAGCAGATGCCCGGATTGTCCCGGTTCCACCTCCAGATCCTCGTCATCCACGATTCGGACCTCATCATACGGGGACATCGGCTTGCCCTGTGTGTTAATAATGATGTGCTCAGGATCATCCAAACGGGTATAGTTCACAAGCCCTTCGGCCATGCCAAAGACTTGCTGCAGCGTGCAGCCCAGGACAGGTTTAACGCGTCCAGCCACCTCCGCACTGAATTTGGCTCCACCGACTTGAAGAACCTGCAGGGATGTCAGCTTGGTTCCTCGCGCAGCGGCCGCATTCAGCCAGATAAGGGCGAGCGGTGGTACCAACGCCGTGATGGTCACCTGATGCTCCTTAATGAGCGGGAAGGCTTCATCTGGACTCGATCCCCGTGACAGCACAACGGTACCTCCTGCATAGAGCGTGCCCAAAATTCCCGGTGAACTTAGAGGGTAATTATGTGCTACAGGCAGAACAGCCAGGTATACACTTTCTGGGCTGAGTCCGCAGACCTCGACGCTTCTTCGGAGACTGTAGATATAGTCATCATGGGTGCGCGGGATCATCTTGGATAGTCCGGTGCTTCCACCAGACAACTGAAGAAAGGCTACATCCGAAGAGACAGGATGATCATCATGCGCCTGAACGGGGTACGTATACAGATCCTCAAGCGATGTGAATGGACCGGCTTCTCCTGCAACGATGATATGTCTAAGGCTCGGCACCTCTGCCTGAACTTCTGCCCCTAGTTTGCGATAATCAAATCCTCCATCCTGATCCGGGATCAGATAGGCTACAGCCTCAGAGAATCGGGCAAAGTACTCGATTTCACTTTTACGATGCAAAGGCAGTGCAAATACCGGCAGCGCTCCCAGACGGAACAGGGCAAAGATCGCTTCAACAAAAGCAGGGATATTCGGCAGCTGCACAATGACGCGGTCATATTGCCGTATTCCCTTGGCATACAACCCTGCCGCCAACCGGTCGACTCTTGCGTCCAACTCTGCATAGGTTAATTGCTCTTCACCACTAATAATGGCAGTACGATTGCCATAAACATCCGCACGTTGTCGGAGCATTTCTCCAAATGTCATGCCCTCCCAGCAACCTTCCTGACGATAAAGCTCTGCAAACTCTTCAGGCCATGCCTGATATCCTGGCAGCATCTCTTTTATTCCTCCTTCAAACGGGATACGGCCGAGTCCAACCCCATGGCAAGCAGCATCGTTCTGAATTTGGCGGAAGTCTCCGCCAGTTCCGCTTCCGCCGTGGAACCCGCTACGATGCCCGCTCCGGCAAATAAACGAAGTTCATTCCCCTCCACTTCGGCGCAGCGGATGGTCACAGCCCATTCCCCGTCGCCCTCGCTGTCGCACCAGCCAACCATGCCGGTAAACAGTCCACGATCAAACGGCTCCTGTGACCCAATGGCCTCTCTGGCTGTTTGTACAGGCGTTCCGCAGATCGCCGGAGTCGGATGGAGCGCAAAGGCCACCTCCAGTGACGATATATCTTCATCCATCAATTCACCATGAATCTCGGTAGACAGATGCCACATCGTGCTTGTCTGAATCAAGGAGGGTTCTGCCGGAACCATCAGCTCTTTGCAGAGTGGACGGAGTGCAGCGGCAACGGCATCAATGACAACAGCATGCTCATGCCGATCTTTGGCTGAAACCAGCAGCGCCTCTGCACGGCGGCGATCCTCAGCAGGATCATCACTTCGGGCAGCAGAGCCAGCCAGCGGATTTGCCCGTATGAGGGTACCTTTTCGAGTAACCAACAGCTCCGGGCTTGCGCCAATGAACGTACGAGCGGCCTGTTGTTCTATTTCTGCATCGGCTCGTTTCACCGTTGTTATAGTACTTTTTGTTTCAGGAAGTTTACTCATTGGAACGGCAAACGTATACCCGTGTGCATTATCCCTGAACAAATTACGGAGAAGTTGATGTGTATCCACGAGATCATCTGAGGTCACACGCAGTGTGCGGGATAACACAACCTTGTCGAGTTCCCCCTGCTGCATCTGCCTCAGCACATGATTGACACTTCGTTCATACGTCTCAGCTTCAGGCACTTCGTTAATCTCACCGCCAGTAGCGGCCGGGCACCTCTCGTATGATCCGTTCGCAGCGTGGCTTGGAGGTTCTGCCCATTGTATCGTTTCGGGGATAAACAGCTCGGCAGAGGATTGATTGGGATCAAAAGGTATCGCTCCCACCACAATCGGATTCCGAAGGCCCGTTTGCTGCGCCTGCTGAATCAATTTGCGAACCTGTTCGATAACAGAATGTGCTCCTTCCACGTGTTTACCATGGGCATGATCCATGTTTCCTGAGGAATCAGATTTCACCTGCTGCTGAACAGCGGAGACAGGAAACCTCATTCGTTCGCCCTGAGCGAGCAAGGTATGTTGCGGTGAAGACCAGAAAAAGGACGTCCCCTCCCGATATTGTTCCAGAAGGTGTAAGGCGGAGGTTGCAGCGATTGCACCCGCTTTTGACATATTCATCATCTCCTTATCTTGATTCAGGCGCCGAGCGTGGCGCCTCCATCCACACACAAATCATGCATTGTAATATGCCTTGCCTGGTCTGATGCCAAAAAGAGTACAGCATCCGCGATGTCGGAAGGTAATGCCAGCCTGTTCAGAGGAATGCCGAGACGGTATGTCTGCTGTGATCCTGCAATGACGGCCTGCGCGCCCTGTTGTTCATCCTGCCACAACGCGCGCTGCATGGGAGTGTCCGTCGACCCTGGAGATACAATATTGCAGCGGATATGCTGCTCCGCGTATTCGAGCGCGAGACATTTGGTAAACATAGTAGACGCCGCCTTGGAGGCTGCGTAAGCCGACATGTGCATCCGGGGCACGCCGGAGGCGTTCGAGCCAACGGTAACCACCGTTCCCGATTGGCGCCTCGCCATATTCTGTATAACTGCACGTGACATATAAAATACACCATGGGTATTCACATCGAACGTTCTTGTCCATTCCTCATCACTCAGAGATGCCACTGTACCTGTATGCAGCACGCCAGCCGCATTTACCAAAATGCCAATCGGTCCAAGTGTGGCCTCAATTCGCCAAACGGTATCGTCTACCGATTGGCGATTGGCAATGTCAGCAGGATAAGCAGCCACCTGATGGCCTTGATTGTTCAGATCCACAGCCAGCTGATCAAGCTGCTCTTCCCGAATGTCTACTGCCGCCACAATTGCACCCTGTTCAGCCAGAGCTCTGGCAACCGCTTCGCCGATACCCTGTGCTGCACCGGTGACCAGAGCTACTTTCCCATGAATTCCTGTATAGCTCACGCTGTGTACCTCCCCTGACTTACTGCCCTGTTGAACGTTGATTAATGGTTGAAATCGATTGGATCATCCATGACATCTCAGCCCATCCGAAAGCAGACTTTCCCATATCCGATTCAGACAAACATCTCATTCTTCTGCCCCTATGCTTCCGGGCTGCAAGCAAAACGTATCGACCGACTGATCAGAAACGGCAGCACCGAGACATGATTCTCTTCCTCGAACTCGGTATATTGAATTTCTAGCCCCGGCTGTTTCAGTGCAGCCAAACGTTCCGTTAAACCCGATGCCTTGTCATTGTTGCGAGCAGGATGACTCTTCTCCTGTTCTCCCATGCCAATCCAGACCTTGACGTTGACCGGATGCTGCTCCAGACCTGCAATGAACTTTTGTTCCTCGGCCTGCATCACCTTCTGGTTCCAGTGAAGCGAAGGACTTCCAGCAATGTAATAACGGAAAGCGTCCGGCTTGGTGAAAAGGGTGTGCAGAACGAACAACCCGCCAAGAGAATGGCCAAAAATGGCCTGTCTGTTTCGATCTATGTTGAACTGCTGCTCCATGTCCGGCTTCAGTTCTTCTTCAATAAATTGCAGAAATGCACCAGCTCCCCCCTGCTCCGGGAGAAGTGTCCCATCCGACTTGTGGGTATATTCGGTCGTGGCTTGCGGAGTAAAATCGTAGTATCGATGAGGCGAGAACGGGCCTGCTGTCGGATACCCGATTCCAACGACGATCGCCGGGAGTGCTCCGGTCTTCTCGGGCCTGCGTCCCTGTATGCGAGCTGCTTCCACCATCGTGCCAAATACCGAATTGGCATCAAGCAGGTAGATTACCGGATATCCGGATGGCGGGGCAGCCTCTGCGGGCTGATAAACCATAATCTGATAAGCATGATTCCCCACACGTGGTTTCATGGTCCATTGTTCCGAACGTGGAATGGGAACAGTACTGCGTGTTATTTGCTCAAGAGTACCTGAGCCTGATTGATTGGGCTGAAACGTCATTACGGATGGATCCTCCTCGTTGTTCAACTTACATGGTTATGTGTATATAGATCGTATCGAATTATATGAGATTGATTCTCGGCACCCCGAGAGGGAGCTGCTTCTTCGCTATTATTGCGTCAACGCCTTCAATGTATCGTCAATGACATGACCATAGGCAATTAATCCGCCACCCAGCCATGGTGCTGGTTCGACTGCGTATACATTTCCTGCCTTGACTGCAGGCATGCTCTGCCACACTTTGGTATCGGTCATCTCTTTCATGCTTCCTGGTCCCTGCTCCACAGTAAAAATATAATCTGCATCAATTTCGGGCAGCACTTCGGTAGAGACGATGGCACTGTTCTCCGTCTCGACGAGTGCAGGCTTGCCGAGTCCCAACTGTTCATAGACAACATAGCCGCTGAAGTAGTTCCCACCCATCATGCTGATTCCGCGGGGAGCAAAGCGGATAATGGCTGCTTTCTTGCCGTCCGCTACCTTGGCAATTTCCGCCTTCGCCGCATCGACCTTGGCATGATACGTCTCGATTGCTTGCTCAGCCTCAGCCGTTTTGCCAAGCAGATCGCCTATGATCTCCAGAGACTTCTCTACATCCCCGGATGCATTGTTAAACACATAGGTTGGTGCAATCTTCGAATAACTCTCATAGACACCATTCTCAGCGTAATTCGCCGTGTGCAGGATAATAAAATCAGGGTTATAAGCTATCAGCGCTTCAGGCGAAGGCAGCCCGCTCGAGAAATCGAGTGTCGGTACGCCACTTAACTGATCCTGTAAATACACATGCCCTTGGGTGCCACTAGCCCATTGAGCAACAGGTGTAACGCCGAGTGTAAGCAGGGAATCCTCCAGATAAGGTGCAAATACACGCTCCACTTTGGCAGGAACAACAACCTCATGTCCCAATTCGTCTTTTACGGTCCGTTCGCCAGCCGTTGTTTCAGCAGTCTTTTCTTCTTGTACGGCCGTTTCCGATGAGGCTGTTGTTGAAGCTTCGGTGGTCTTCTGCTCCTGCTGTGCTGCTCCCTCATTTTCTGACTTGGAGCCACAGGCCCCCAGTAATCCCACCATTAATGCCAGCACAATCAAGGCTGATAGCCGATTATTGATCCATGTACTTGGAGCGAAACGTTGTCTGCTCTCTTTTTCCTGCTGATGCATGATATATCCCCCTTGATAAACATTCTCATTTAGATAGAAGGATTATATGTTATGTCGCTCGGGAATCACCATGGACGTTATCCAGATATACATTTGGACAATATCCCGTGAAAATGAGCAATGCCTCATCCAGCATACGCATGACGCCTACTGCAGAGTAATCGAACCAGGGATCGCCGGTGATCAGGTGAGTCTGATACTGACGCACAGCGTTCAGCTGTCTCCATACTGGGGAGTGCTGCAGACTGAGCCAGTATGCTCGTGATACGGCCTCGGGACATACCATGATCAAGATCCGGTCCGGATTCATTAGAGTCAATTGTTCCAGCGTCAGCGGTGTATTGGTACTGGCATCGGGAAAGGTCTCCAGCTGCAATGCGCCATAGAGCACCTCCTCAATCCCTGGATTACTATAGAGATAGAGGCGCTGACCATATACCCGGATCACGGCCACTTTCTCGCGCCCCACTTCTTTTTGCACGGATTCCCGCGCTTTCTCCACCCGCTTGTTATATAGTCCGATCCACTGTTCTGCCTGTTCCTCCCGTTCCAGGAACGCAGCAATCATGCGCAGCTGTGCACGCCAATCGGTCTGATGCTTGGGTACAAAACAGCAAGGCGCAATCTCCGCAAGTCCTGCTTGATCCTCTTCACTGAGTTGATCGGTACCAATGATGGCGTCCGGCCGAATATGCACAAGCCGCTCCACATTCGCTTCGAATCTCCAACTGGTATAAGGATCTGTTAGTTTAAGATGTGACTGGATTTCCGTGCGGTGCGCGTTATAATAATACGCTGTCCATTTGGGGTCGATGGGCGCAGCAATGGGCATGACATTGAGGGCCAGCAGCTGTCCGATGACGCTGGAGGAGCAGGTGGCAATGCGTTTTCTGGCGTTTTTGGCATAATCGGAAGGAGAAACGCCAACTTCTTTTTTGAATTTACGGCTGAAATAGTATTCATCGCTGTATCCGACTCTGAGCGCAATATCACGCAGCTTATACCCGGTTTCCTTCAGATAGCGCTTGGCACGGTTAATGCGAAGATCTGTAAGATACTCCATCGCGCTGAGACCGTAGGTTTTTTTGAAAAGATCGACAAAGTACTTCGGACTGATATTCGCTCTCTGAGCAAGATCGGCTATAGACAATGCTTCATCGTAATGCTCGTCCATATAGGCTTTTACCTCAGCGAGATCCGTCTTGGGACTGCGACTCATAACGGGGGTTCGCACAGCACGGTGCAATTCATTCTCCAGTAACATGAGGCCACTCCTTTCGATCTGTTTGATCAGTTTAATATGAAGCGTACAGCGTACGTTAAGGTCAGTATGACTGATTCACCATTTATCGACAATGATAATCATTATCAATTAAAGTATCACATTCTTTTCCTCTCAGTCAATCCATATATGGAAATATGTGCACCGTTTCTGTTCAATGACCACTGTCATCCATATGCATAAAAAAAAGCCAACGACGTGACCATGCACGTGTTAGCTCTTGGATTTAACCAGTGATCTCTATTCTATTTATTCGTTTCTAGTCCCGGCTCCGCAGCTTGCTGAGCAGGCGTAAAATCTCGATATACAGCCATACCAGAGTAACCATAAGCCCAAATGCGCCGTACCACTCCATATATTTTGGCGCACCTTGTTCAGCACCACTCTCAATAAAGTCAAAATCAAGCACCAGATTCAGTGCCGCCACGATAACGATCACGACGGAAATACCAATTCCGATCAAACTGTTGTCATGCAGATAGGGAACGGTAATCCCGAACAATCCCAGCACGAAACTGAGCAGATACATGATCATAATGCCGCCGGTTGCCGCTACCACTCCCAGCTTGAAGTTCTCCGTAGCTTTGATCAGTCTTGTTTTGTAAGCGACCAGCAGGGCGATAAACACGGCCATGGTCAGCAAAGCAGCCTGTAAGGTGATGCCATTGTACAATGACTCGTAGGTTGCGGAGAGTGCGCCCAGGAACATGCCTTCCGCAATGGCATAGATGGGAACCAGATATGGTGCTGCCACAGGTTTGAATGAAATAATCAACGCCAGAATGAATCCGACGATTGCACCTCCGATCGCCAGAGGAAGCACTTCCTGACCGTTAAAGAACATCATCCATGTCGCAAATGCACTGCCGAGCAGGATCACCAGCGTAATGAACGACTTGTTCACTGTGCCGTTAATCGTCATGTAACGCTGGTATCGATCATCTCCATATCCGCCGGCATTTTCAAATGTACTGTCTTTGAGTGTAGGGTTACCACTACGTCCGATCAAATCCATCACCTCTTTTATGTATTGGGTCAATCTTTTAAACCACTCTTTACGTTCTACATTTTCATTGATCTGTTCTACTGTTAAAATTCTTTCTATGTTCAAATGCAGACTTGGATGCAATCGGTCGATTACATCCTTATCCATCATTACTGCCCTGTAGGACATATGTCCCACGCTGTAAAATCATTCTCCAGCTGGGTACAGACTTTTCTTAAATGCTATTTCGTTGCTGTAGTTACTAGGCAGAAGGCTTAGTTATAGAACACTTTGTCTACATTGTATTTCGCACGCTTCGTATTAATGATATAGGTCTCGTAAATTTCGCGGTCTACGGCATCTTCCACCAGACAAACTTCAATGGTCGCCACT
It encodes:
- a CDS encoding amino acid adenylation domain-containing protein; its protein translation is MSQRRNGTWLMSAAQSGIWFAHQLNPDNPMYNTGEYVVIHGNIDVEQFEQSVRQTVSEAESLNMIYGENEHGPYQTLNQQEDHWPFHVLDVRGEQDPHASAMAWMHQDLARPVHLATGPVFTEALFQVSEGCYYWYQRVHHIAIDGYGVSLITRRVASLYTARINGGSGASVMETRAFGPLSSVIQEDEAYHESAAREQDRTFWLDRYADEPDVVSLSEKASRTADHFLRRSIEFVQSDRDRLQTAASRYGVTWPDLFIAAAAIYVHRITGTPDVILALPVMCRLGSAALRVPGMVMNVLPLRLKVEPDMRISALAEQIVREIRAVRKHQRYRHQDLRRDLKLLGENRRLFGPMINVMPFHHELNFAGQRGMIYNLSTGPVDDLSIHVVDQGHGHGLRIDFDANPSVYSESDLLNHQLRYMQLLKSMMQEGIEEQYVGQMEVLIPEERDQVLNGWNQTQHTVPERNSAAMFEQQVRRTPSAMAATFEGEFLTYAELNERSNRLAHELIQHYQVGPEQIVAIALPRSLEVVVAILAVHKTGAAYLPLDPDYPEERLTYMLEDARPACLITVKHNLSDLPKMSDVPMLALDDPKVAARVGRQSGSNPEPEDLTKAASQLNPSYIIYTSGSTGKPKGVAVTHLGLANLLEDMKLRLRVGTQDRWLSVTTIAFDISVLEVFLPLTTGARLDIARKETILDPVALAAQMRRLGTTIMQATPTLWQSLVTSKPGSFDGLTVITGGEALSEELKLSLQEMGCHVNNQYGPTETTIYSTAAAMKPESTGKPSIGGPVRNTQLYVLDGGLNPVPPGVTGELYIAGDGLARGYLGRPDLTAERFVANPFGQAGSRMYRTGDLAKWLPDGSIDYLGRADHQIKIRGFRIELGEIESVISRYPGVAQVTVMAREDQPGNQRLAAYVVANSEYTSGLDLSLLRAHVADELPDYMVPSAFMNLTEMPLTPNKKIDRKQLPVPSVLSHASGREARTPQEEMLCDLFAEILGVARVGIDDDFFELGGHSLLAGRITARIRDVFGAELNIGNVFESPTAAGLAKRLDQAGSVRPGIQPVPRQGEIPLSFAQRRLWFLYGLEGPNPTYNIPLVVRLSGKLDVPALQAAVQDIVDRHETLRTLYPPELGSASQTILAPADVRVNLQVRSAAEKDLAELLSEASRYSFKLSSEPGIRTELFTSGPDEHVLLLLLHHIAGDGWSLSPLMRDLSQAYKARVQGAGPSWEPLRVQYADYAVWQDRLLGDEGQPDSLIARQLEFWSRQLEGLPEQVTFPADYPRPVVSSYRGGTIPFTISQKLHEQLMAMARENKVSLFMVLHAVLSVLLTRMGAGTDIAIGTPIAGRSDDALDDVVGMFINTLVLRTDTSGDPTFRELLARVREVDLAAYEHQDLPFERLVEVLNPSRSRSMHPLFQVMLVLQNTPDVQLDLPGVISTTSMHGVGSSKFDLTVELTEQREHNGSPAGVEGVLEYSTDLFRESTAAELVVRLIQVLEDAVQHTDEHISRFNVVTPKERALLEQQCIAAGDETSVSGLTIAERFEVQVAATPDAPAVSLGDTAINYNELNARANRLARLLIAEGVGPEQMVALALPRSIDMVVSILAVLKAGAAYLPLDPNYPSDRLTHMLTDAAPSVMITNEEVASLLPPMESVQWLNLDDSQTIQRLSVQDERNPADGECNGRVSHLSPAYMIYTSGSTGKPKGVVIPHANVIRLFEATQHWFQFDGSDVWTLFHSYAFDFSVWEIWGPLLHGGRLVIVPHEISRSPGAFLQLLAEQEVTVLNQTPSAFYQLMQADREHPEWGQKLGLRYVIFGGEALELGRLEDWYSRHSDDAPKLINMYGITETTVHVSYQELYAGSAAEGASSWIGCAIPDLRVYVLDDHLQPVPAGVTGEMYVAGAGLARGYWGRPELTAERFVADPYGPAGTRMYRTGDLAKRLHDGSLDYLGRADQQVKIRGFRIELGEIEAVLARHPEVAQAAVIVREDQPGDKRLVAYIVPDSETGSGPESAMLRRHASASLPDYMVPSAVVTMEAIPLTANGKLDRKALPVPEMQLTSGGRAPRNPQEQILCDLFAEVLGLRSVSIDDGFFELGGHSLLAVRLMSRIREAMGKEPGIGILFETATVAGLAERLEMDSDTGTGSLQVLLPLRTHGAHLPLFCVHPAGGLSWCYAGLMKHLGMEYPIYGLQARGIAQYEDLPATLEDMTADYIRHMRSVQPEGPYRLLGWSLGGNVAQAMAVQLQSEGEEVEFLAMLDAYPSHYLPIRGEPDEEEALTALLALGGYDPDSIGEGPLDMAAAMRILRSEGSALASLDEETIMKLRKTYENSVRILGAYTPSRFEGDLIFFRSTVIPDWFDPIEPEMWNAYIGGQMERHDIACRHKDLCQPGPLAEICQTLTAKLEMLNQRQVHLK